In the genome of Leptospira dzoumogneensis, one region contains:
- the map gene encoding type I methionyl aminopeptidase has product MTVRNKEDLEALQRIGKITAETLVKMREAAKPGISTKELDRIAYSYFSKFGARSAPQLMYKFPGYTCISLNTEIAHGIPNDRILKEGDLLNLDVSLELNGYFADTGFTLIVGKDEKGLSKLLDVSSEALKLALSGVKTGEKLNSIGRTIENTAKKNGYKVIRTLCGHGVGKSLHEEPFDICNYYEPRDKRILKSGQVIAVETFVSTGAEDFVEQSDGWTLKTPDGSYTAQFEHSVIVTENGPIILTAA; this is encoded by the coding sequence ATGACGGTTCGTAATAAAGAAGATCTGGAAGCATTACAAAGGATCGGCAAGATCACCGCAGAGACCTTGGTCAAGATGAGAGAGGCCGCTAAACCGGGGATCAGCACCAAAGAACTGGATCGTATTGCATATTCTTATTTTTCTAAATTTGGAGCAAGAAGCGCTCCTCAACTTATGTATAAATTTCCGGGTTACACTTGTATTAGTTTGAATACCGAGATCGCTCATGGAATTCCAAACGATCGTATCCTAAAAGAAGGGGATCTTCTGAATCTGGATGTCTCTTTAGAGTTAAACGGATATTTTGCAGATACCGGTTTTACTCTCATCGTCGGAAAGGATGAAAAAGGTTTAAGTAAACTTTTAGATGTTTCTTCTGAAGCGTTAAAACTTGCTCTTTCAGGCGTAAAGACCGGAGAAAAACTGAATTCAATCGGAAGAACGATCGAGAATACGGCTAAGAAGAACGGATATAAAGTAATTCGCACATTATGCGGGCATGGTGTCGGGAAATCTCTCCATGAAGAACCATTCGATATTTGTAATTATTATGAACCAAGAGATAAGCGGATACTAAAATCGGGACAGGTAATCGCGGTAGAAACTTTTGTTTCGACCGGGGCGGAAGACTTTGTAGAACAATCTGACGGATGGACTTTAAAAACTCCTGACGGTTCTTATACCGCTCAGTTCGAACATTCAGTGATTGTTACCGAGAATGGACCGATTATTCTAACAGCGGCATAA
- a CDS encoding RDD family protein encodes MKNIFEKINTTEKHLAYASLSRRVYAQFLDFLILCPVLIPQIMVFYYHNKTVYELFPFYTALHSLLYIGYRFVMHALYGRTFGKAFAGIIVTDSCKGRLGWIRSFIRSLPELALSSVTIMSAVYDSRIFMEHQAEMEGLPLAGVHRILNKWNPLDNFTFWDSIVYYGISVLYILFSHKRTAIHDLFAGTRVLRYKGEKPF; translated from the coding sequence ATGAAAAATATATTCGAAAAAATTAATACTACGGAAAAACATTTGGCATACGCGAGTTTAAGCAGGAGAGTTTATGCTCAGTTCTTGGATTTTTTGATCCTATGCCCTGTTTTGATCCCTCAAATTATGGTTTTTTATTATCATAATAAGACGGTATATGAGCTGTTTCCCTTCTATACCGCCTTACATTCTTTACTTTATATCGGGTATAGATTCGTAATGCATGCGTTATATGGTAGAACATTCGGTAAGGCATTTGCTGGGATAATTGTTACCGATTCTTGTAAAGGGCGCTTAGGATGGATTAGATCTTTTATCAGGTCCTTACCTGAACTCGCTTTGTCATCGGTAACTATCATGAGTGCGGTATATGATTCCAGGATATTTATGGAACATCAAGCCGAGATGGAAGGATTACCCTTGGCCGGTGTTCATAGGATCTTAAATAAATGGAATCCTTTGGATAATTTTACTTTTTGGGATTCGATTGTATATTACGGGATTTCAGTGCTTTATATCCTTTTTTCTCACAAAAGGACGGCAATACACGATCTTTTTGCGGGAACTAGAGTGCTTCGTTATAAAGGAGAAAAGCCTTTTTAA
- a CDS encoding amidohydrolase family protein, with protein sequence MRIFDSHFHIIDPRYPLVPNHGFLPEPFTVSDYNKQADWLRIKGGAVVSGSFQAFDQTYLLDTLSVLGKNYVGVTQLPANTKDPEILSLHKAGVRAVRFNVRRGGSEEISKIKEMGARVYDLAGWHVELYIDAKEIDEFLEEVLLSLPKVSIDHLGLSKEGFSTILRLVEKGVRVKATGFGRTNMDIRSALVDVAEINPDALMFGTDLPSTRSPAPFTEEDLHLVTDTFEGELLQKVLYSNALEFYGVNVNV encoded by the coding sequence ATGCGGATCTTCGATTCTCATTTCCATATCATAGATCCAAGATATCCTTTGGTGCCCAATCACGGCTTCTTACCGGAGCCCTTTACGGTCTCGGACTATAATAAGCAGGCGGATTGGCTTAGGATCAAAGGGGGCGCGGTTGTTTCCGGTTCTTTCCAAGCCTTCGATCAGACTTATTTACTGGATACACTCTCCGTATTAGGAAAAAATTATGTAGGTGTGACACAACTTCCTGCAAACACTAAGGATCCCGAAATTTTATCCCTTCATAAGGCGGGAGTGAGAGCTGTTCGATTTAATGTAAGAAGAGGAGGCTCCGAGGAAATTTCTAAGATCAAAGAGATGGGAGCCAGAGTTTACGATCTTGCAGGCTGGCATGTGGAATTATATATAGATGCCAAAGAGATAGACGAGTTTTTAGAAGAAGTTTTGTTGTCCTTGCCTAAAGTTTCCATCGATCATTTAGGATTATCTAAAGAAGGATTTTCCACCATTCTGAGATTGGTAGAAAAAGGAGTAAGAGTCAAAGCAACCGGATTCGGCAGGACCAATATGGATATACGATCCGCTTTGGTGGATGTTGCGGAAATTAATCCGGATGCTTTGATGTTCGGGACGGATCTTCCCTCCACCCGTTCTCCTGCTCCTTTCACTGAAGAAGATCTACATCTGGTTACAGACACATTCGAAGGTGAGTTATTACAAAAAGTATTATATTCGAACGCTCTAGAATTTTACGGTGTAAACGTAAATGTATAA